agccaggacatgatgagattatagtccgggttggagcaaGGACGTAGTGAAATTATTGTCCGGGTTgtagccaggacatggtaaactTTTAGTTTGATTGGAGCCAGTACATGGTAAGATAATGTTcaggttggagctaggacatggtgatatagtccgggttggagccaagacgCTAAGAGTGAAtctaggttggagccaggatcctttgtgtttgttttaactgattaaattgtataattatatatcttgaatgttcagGGATTTTGTGAGTGCAGGTTTTATGAGATGTATAAAAATTGGTTGTTGAGTGCAACCAATCTGCTTGAATTTTCTGTTATGACTattattgagaattgtatgatagggttgggacctatccaataccctaatgactgatagcgatatctaccttaggttaacctgttactgggtttagtatatttgtgtgcaaggctattcttactaagcgttttcgcttacctagttgtttcatgttgtaggtaagtgcaaaagcaaagttgAGAGCAAAGTTGAGCAGTGAGCACCAGAGTCTACTTGTtgatatgtacatgtggcttgACCTGGAAAgtttttgatggatcaccattttgaaaagaaaaagctaGAAGTTTGTTATTTCTGACCTGGGAAGGTTTCTGATATGTACACCCACGACACCACCCCACCCGAGCCCCTCCACACCCATGTCACCCCCACCCGAGCCCCTCCACACCCCGATACGCCCCACGGTAtgtgtaattttttttcattttattgtttaatttttatgtaaatttctaACACATTCTATTTTTTTGTCCAAGGTCCTCCACCATCGTTGTGAGTCCACTGCGCTGCTGCCACCGCCGTCGCTCCGCTGTTAAATCAGTTAAaaagtatgtttttatgtataAATTATTTTGTGTATGTGTTAGAAAATTTTAATTATGTCTTAGCAATTTTATATAATttgagtttttaaaatttaaaatagaaaaaaattaaaataatagaaattggTTAGTTATAactattttatgtgttattataaatgttatgggattttctgagtgcaagattttaaaatttttgaaaTGGTCGTATTAAatcgttatgctgccgaatttttcgtgaaatttaattatatgaactagttttattatttttttgttgtataacTTGTCAACATAATGAGAAACTAAAATTGTAttgaatattatattattagagttaattagtatttttataattaattgaaaattattaaacaaataaattaatagttaatttgaaattattttattgTCTCTGTCTCAATATCCttatgattgatggttgttgaccacAACCATCAATGATAGGGATATTGGCACAGAAAAgataaattttgatttattttctCTGTCATagagtaattaaataaataaataaaaaaattagtgtgAGTTGttataataatttgattaacttATGATATAATCTTATAATTAAGTTAAGTAATtactaatttaattttaaaatttatcagtaattatcaaattaataagtttaaaatataattaataaaataatgaatgaaaaagATTAGTAAAAGTTATGTAATTGTTAAAAAAATTAGTCTAaaagttaaataataattaatttataaaattattattatttcaaattaaaaaaattacgaataaataatttactttttaataataggtttactattatttaaagttttaaaaaattattaataattaattaaataaataataaattagtttcagaaaaattattaatttgtttattaaataaaattgtctaagattaaatagttataaattagttgaatatagaaattgataattatatttaataaaaaatcataaaatagcataagatttcaaaaatgataacaaatgaGTCAAATACGATGTTGACTAGTTGTATACCAACGGAGCCTGTCCCTTATAATCCGCTGGTATTAATATATTACCGGCGGGGTGTCAGTCTGTCGGTAATAGCCATTATTATCAACCAATTATTAACGGTGGATTCACTTATTTTTACCAGCGAATTCTTCTGCTGGTAATTACATGTTTTGTTGTAGTGGTAGTATGTGGGACCTAGGGGTGCTCAAAATCCAAACCAATCAAATTACTTTGAACCAATCCAATTACAAAAAATTAGATATCCAAATATAATTGGATCGGTTGGCGAATGTGATTGTGAAAATCTAATTAGAAACTGATTCAATTCAAttacaattaaaatatatatatttaattttattgatgTTGTTTTTTGATGCTATGTTAGCACTTTGAAGATGTTGTTGTTGGTTTCATGTTATATTACTTTCTAAGCACTTTAGTTATTGGTTTTGGTACATAAGTTTTAAATTTGAATGATTGtgttgtaaacttaatatttcaaAGACTTAATGTGGTAATTGTAAGgacttaatttaatattattactaaatattatttagtttttttgtatgtttttttcatttgttgatttctttaatattaaaatttatgtGGAAAGATAAAATAACCAATCTAATATAATTACAATTCCAATTACAATTAAATTAGATTTTGAGACCAAATTATACAACAAACTTTTAATTAGACTAGATTTGTTAGTGGTAAGAAGGTTGGATGATCGGATAATCACCCCTAGGAGACGCATAGCATGTAGACAAGGAAATGCattttgtttttcattaaatCGGTACAATATCGGTTGCCATTTGAATTATAATACAAAATtgtttttagtatatatatatatttatcgaggaatttttttataggggcttcactttaagccctactggtagggctctcaatgtttacaacccgtgaatagtttttggtgcgatttttttatgatcatgtatattatagctatttagagcatcctgcaaattttcagaaaattctgaataatttacagtactaaaaattaggttcaaatatgttgttacacgcgtgactaattttttttatacacgtgaaaaacaacatgtttgaacttagttttcggtactgtaaactattcgaaattttttgaaaatttgcaggaagctctaaatagctacaatatatacagtcataaaaaaaaattgcgccgaaaattATTCACAGGTCGAGGAATACTAAAAGTTAAATGGCTTAAAGTAAAGGATCAATACAAGAATTGTCACAAGCATATATACCTGCATGCGCTCTTATCCTATTGTCAGCTGACTCATAGCAAAATGTGTTTTTCATAAGGATTGATGACTGTCTCTCCAACTTTACTATGCGTGAGTCTCTCTCCTCTACTGGTGTGAGTCATTATAATGTAGTAAAATATGAAGTAGGACATATAAAGTATTTTAAATTTCTTATAACGAAAATCAGCTCACCCACATTTTTTATATACTATTAGATTAGACATAAGTGTCCGTAAACAAACGTTTAGGATAATAAAACACACGTAGAAGTGATTCTAGAACCATTGGAGCCCTATAAGTATATATAATTTCACATTGATTTCAATAGCAACCCAGTTCTGACTCGTATTTTGGACATAATCTAGGAGAAGCTGTTGGTCCTcttctaataataaagaaaaacaatTTTATAATATCCACAATAAATGCTTGGATAAGACCCAAAGACCAGACGAAAGCAACAAACAAATACACATCAACCACCACAGTGAAAGTTGTagggaaaaggaaaaagaaaaaagaaaaactaatgatgATGGTCTTAATTTATTATATGTGTCATTGGAGAGAAGTAACATAAACAAAAAGCCAACTTCTAGGAAGTTACTTACAAAGTTCATTAGTTAATTATTAATACATTATTCATGTTGAGttatatctttttcttttttaattgaaACTTAAAATTCGCAGGCATGCAGAGAATTTTTAATggatttttttctaacttatccTTTAACATACATCattaattacttttatttttatattttacataATAACTTTTACAAAATTAATATACTGCAGATGATTGCAACTGCAAAGGCCTCAGCATTTCGGCTTTTTCTTGTATGTACAATGAATCTTATATGTTTAATATTTAGGGAAATTATATCCTCTTTTCTTCGTTCTTTTGGTTAAATAATTCTTACCTTTTTTTACCTTTCATTTTTTGGGttcttttttttctcattttctttTTGATGTGATAATGATTGGTCGATCAAGATTGTTCTTTAAAGTCCATTATTGAATTTTGTTTTTCTGAATTTATATTTTTCTTGGTTTTTGTTATtacacatatacatacatacatagaCACATACCTGATTTGATTAAGTAATTTATTGATTGATTAAGTGATTAATCAAAGTATTATTACAAGGAGAGGCTATAGGAagtgataattttgcaaaatagataAAAGAGATTTTAGAGAGAATCATAAGAGActaggttttcattatgtcaaaagaGATGAAAATAAAAGTACAAGAGtaacaaaatatatagccaaaataacgagaggctaaaagactaaactacccttacataataataaaacttatattattaacatcccccctcaaactcacgatgcatttgcgggaagcatcgagagtttgctaactaagaaacgAAAACGAGAAATAGTATGAGCCTTCGTAAACAAGTCGGCTATCTATATAGCGGAAGTGACAAATGGTAAAGTGATGGTCCCATTCTGATAGTGGTGACGAGTAAGATGACaatctatctcaatatgtttcGTGCGCTCATGAAAAACGGAGTTGCGAGTAATTTGAATAGCACTAACATTGTCACAATGCATCAGAGTGGGATCTGAGAGAATAACACCCATATCAGCAAGTAACcaatgcaaccaaacaatttcagcGGTAGTGGAGGCCATGGCACAATATTCTACTTCTGTAGACGATCGAGAGACAACAGTCTGGTTTTTTACTCCtccaagaaataagagaatctccaaaaaatatacaaaaaccagTAGTAGATTTGCGATCAGTACAATCACCATCCCAATCTGCATCTGGGTAGGCACGTAACTCTAAAGTTGACGTAGATGGAAAAAGCAGACTCTGAAATTGAGTTCCCCGAAGATATCGAAGAATATGAAGCACAGCTGCCCAATGAATGGTAGTGGGAGATGCAACAAACTGACTGACAATGTGAACTGCATAAGCGATGTCTGGCCTGGTGATAGTAAGGTACACTAAGCTACCAACCAGAGTGCGATATAGAGAGGGATCTAACAAGGCAACACCATCAGATGAAGAATACCTGGCATTAAGCTCAAGAGGGGTATCAACAGTGCGAGCATCAGAGAGACGAGCCTTATCGAGAATATCAGCAATGTACTTAGATTGAGAAAGAAGATAGCCACGAGGAGAGTAAGCtacttctatccctaaaaagtatCGTATggaacccaaatctttcatctcaaattcaTGAGTCAAGTGCGTTTTCAACTCCGTTATCCCATTCGCATCATCACCGGTGATAAtcatatcatcaatatataaagAGAGTAAAGTGCGGCCAGAAGAAGTACACCTAACAAAGAGAGTTGAATCATGTGCACTGGGGTGGAAGCCAAGAGAAGTAATCACGATGGAAAATTTTTCAAACCAGGCTTGGggagcttgtttaagcccataaagAGCCTTCTTCAATCTGCAAACTTCTCCTGAATTATGAGGAACACCTGGTAGAGGAACCATGTAAACTTCTTCTTGAAGAGTCCCGTTCAAGAATGCGTTTTTAACGTCCATTTGAGAAATTGACCACTGTCGAGCAGACGCAACAACAATGAGAGTACGAATAGTGGTATGTTTGGAAACTGGAGCgaaagtttcctcataatccaTCCCATACTCCTGAGCAAAGCCTTTAGCAACCAAACGAGCTTTGTACCGCTCGATTGACCCATCAGAATTAGTCTTGATCTTGTAAACCCAATGGGAACCAATAGCACGCTTCCCCACAGGAAGAGGAACAATATCCCAAGTACCTGTCTTGTACAATGCAAAGAGTTCTTCAGCCATTGCCTGCTGCCAAAGAGGGTCAAGAATAGCCTCTTTATAGGAAGAGGGCTCAGAGAGTTGGTGAATAGAagtaaaaaaagaagagaaagaatcagAATAAGTGGAGTAGACAAAATCAGGTAACTGTGTGGACTTACGAATTCTTTGAGGGTAGCGAGGAGGAGGAGCAGAATCCACAATCTTAGAAGCATCTTGGGCAGTAGTAGGGACAGAAGGGACTTCGACAGGCTGAGAACCGACATCTGCAGAGTTAAGAGTATCAACAGTACAAGAATCAAATGGATCAATACGAGTGAGATCAGATTTGTGTAGATTGGGGGTGTCCGATGGAATAGAGTAGAAAGGTATATGCTCAAGAAACACAACATGACGAGAAACATAGAGTTTTTGACTAACAGGATCATAACATCGATATCCTTTTTGACCTTCACCAtaaccaagaaatacacaaagagcggaacgagaagtaagcttactacgttcaacatgaggacggagaacaaaacatgtggaaccaaagactctcaatgaagaataatcaggagcgTGACCATAACTTTTTTCAAAGGGAGACAGACCTGAAGTGACAGATGACGGAATTCTATTGATTGAATGAACTGCAGTCAGAATGGCTTCCCCCTAGAACTCACTAGGAACATAAGCAGACAATAAGAGAGAACGAGCAGTTTCAACAATATGTCTGTGTTTTCTTTCGGCAACCCCATTTTGCTCTGGTGTATCGGTACAAGAGGTTTGATGTAAGGTACCATCTAAAGCAAGCAATTCAGAGAAACGATTAGAGGTATATTCACCACCCAAATCACATCGAAAATATTTGATAACAGCATTATGTTGAGTTTTAACAAAAGCACGAAACATATGATAAATCGCAAGGAAATCAGAACGCTGTTTCATAAGATAGACCCAACAAAAACGagtataatcatcaataaaagagacATAGTAACGTGATCCACCTTTTGTTAGAACGGGTGATGGCCCCCACACATCAGAGTGAATCAAATCAAAAGGTGCAAGAGAAACAGAAACACTCTTATAAAAAGGTAAAGCAGAAAATTTTGCCAATTTGCAACCACAACAATCTGAAATATCATGGGTTTGTAACTTTCCTAATGCTCCTGTGGAAGCTAAGTACTTTAAACGTGAACCAGATACATGTCCAAGACGAGAatgccataaataaaaactagacAAAGACGAACTTAAACGAAATGAAGACAAATCGACACTAGAAGCTGCAACATCAGGAACTCTCAGCTCATCTAAAATGTAAAGCCCCCCTGCCTACGGCCTGTCCCAATCAGCTTCTTGGAATGAGGATCCTGCACATAACAACAAGAATTAGAGAAAATAACTGAGAAACCAGAGTCGCATAATTGACCAACAGAGACAAGATTCAAAGTAAGATTTGGAATATGATATACATCAGAGAATGACATTTTTGGAGTGCAAATCGAGCCAATCCCTGCTAATGGCATGGGAGTGCCATCAGCGGTCATGACAGATACAGAGGGTGCTAATTTAATGGACAAGAAGGAATTGGAATTAGGTGACATATGATGTGAAGCTCCAGAATCAAGGACTCATATAGAGGAAGATATACCTGGTGTACTACTAGAAGGCAAACCTATGTGTGAGGAGGCTGACATGGCGTGTGGCTGCGAGGCAATGAACTTCTGAAACTGCTCTATGAGTGTAGCAATAGAGGTACTAGGAGTGCTTCCAGAATTTGCAGGTGGAACAATAGCTGCCATGTTCGAAGACATAGGGTGAAGAGGTCGATAAGGTTGGTTGCCAGATTTCCAGTGAGGAGACTGATTCAGTGATTACGCCCTGTTCAACAGTTTGGGACATTGAGCCTTCCAGTGTCCCTTTTGCTTGCAAAAACTGCATTCGTCGTAGCCAACCTTGGCTTGAGTCTTGTGTTGATTGTTGGAGGTTGGCCGATGAGGAACTGCAAAGATAGAGGGATTCGGAGAAGGAAGAATCCCTTTTTCCGTCCCCCCTTTATCAACACGAGACTTCAATTGAATCTCTTCTGCTAACAACTCATTAACCACCGAATCAACCGACGGAAGAGGACTGTGATGCAGGATTGTTCCACGAAGACCTTCAAACTCATCTTGAAGAGCCATCAAAAACTGAACCAGACGTTGTGCGTCTCTCCGAGCAATGTAAGGGGCAAATGCCCGTAACTCCGCTGATTCAGTCAAAGCAAGCTGATCCCACAGATTAGACATAGCAGAATAAAATTCCTGAACGTTCATGTTATTCTGTTGAAGGGCCCGAATGTCAATCTCCAACTGATACTGCTTTGCGAAATTAGATTGTGTATACAGCCTTTCCAAGTGCTCCCAAACTTCCTTCGCCGTCTCATATTTCGCCAATTGGATACCCATTGATTGTTGAACTGAGTTGTTGATCCAAGTAATGATTTTCGAATTGTTGGCATCCCAAAGATCCAACTGTTCTGCAAAGCTCTCATCCTTATCGTTCGTTGGTTTCGTGGAAGTTCCAGAAACATAACCCCACATACGTTTCCCTTTTAGAAAAAATTTCATAACATAATGCCAATACGAATAATTCTGCCCATTCAATTGCACATTGATGGACTGAAGCGAATCATCTTTTGCGCCAGCCATGACGAACAATTAAAATCCAAATAAATTGAACAAAGTGCGAAATCCCCAATATTGGTGCGATCACCGAGATTATAATCTTAGCGCAACCAAATCGAAAGTACTCAAGAACATTActctgataccatgataatttTGTAAAATAGACAAAGGAGATTTTAGAGAGAATCAAAAGGAGGCTAGGTTTTTATTATGTCAAAAGATATGAAAATAAGAGTACAAGAACAACAAAATATTTAGCCAAAATAATAAAAGGCTAAAAAATTAAACTACCtttacataataataaaacttatattattaacagaAAGAATATATACAgccaaagaaagaagaaggaaaaacttggaaatatatatatatatatatatttttctatcaCTTTGTCGATTTTTCCTATCAACTTTCCAGGTACGAATTTCAATAATTTGGGTTCATGATGTCATTTTCCACATTGAGGGATATAAAGTGTTTGGAATTTGGATGCTAATTAATTATGCATTTTACACCTTAGGAAAATGATTTGACCTTTGATTCTGccatattttcttttatttttgaataTATTCCTTGTATTAGAGTGACAATGGCTTGATGATGTGTTCCTTGCTGTTTCGTAggaataatgattttttttttttaaattccaaaTGATTTTTTTGtaatcatttaatttatatttgtgTTACTAGATAGAAACCCATATGTCGATTTCATAAACCACTCTTGACCACCTATCTTATTTTTTCATGAATGTTCGTCCATGTATGATTATAACCCACTTTATGTATGATTATAACCCACTTTATAGACCTAGAACATTTCTTCCTTGTGAATAAATTGTCAGACTTCTGTCATAATTGTTCTAAATTATTATTTCTTTTGCATAATTCTACATAATACAATAGaataatgttttatttattttatgcctTGTGTCATTGGATTATTATTGAGTGAATTTTGGTTTAGCTTTGTTATTTATCAATTTCGTTTTTGCTTAATTATGCACCAATTTTGattttggctttttttttttttttttagaaattggTTGTCTTAAGATAGCTATTACACTTGCTTTTACAAATATGACTTTGTTTTTAGGTTATATAATAGTGACTTATTATTGAATATACTTTTTGGTTACCTTAAACATATTTTCAGAAACTAATGAGTTAtcatatagtataataaattATCATATAACTTATTAGAAAAATTTAATGTAGTATACTACATAataacttttaaataaaaaatgttaaTATACTTTTTGGTCACTCATTTAACTTATTTGTGAGTAATAGTAGTTTTCATATTAATCAATCATAAAAGAAACTTAGAAGTtacttttaaattataataaattaaaaatacacattttaatctcttaaaattaatttttgtttgattaaattaaaaaaacaactACAAAATTATTTTCCAAAAACAACACATAAATTACTCATTCTTATTATTCAAGATACTTTCGGTTTTTTTATTAACAAAGCAAACAAATAAACTTAGAAGTTACTTATaaacacaacacaaaaacaaTTCATTCCAATCATCTTCTCCGACGATGGCAAGAAATCTAGGCTTGCCATATACTAAAATGACATCCTAAAAAAGTAGGTCGCAATGGTATTACTCTTGAACCCAAACACGACTGGTCGCGTTGGAAATAGCTTCCAAAGCCACAAATATACCCATGAACTCATCGAAAAATGCCAACAATATAGGTTGAGTGGGTGGCTGGGTTTTCTTCCTCTTGAAAAGCTTGATCTAATGTTGCCACTCCCGAGGTCCATGGTGGCTAAAGCTCATCGAAAAATCTTGTCAAAATGTCATTGGCACCGCCTTTAACTAGTGCATGTGGTGGTGTTCAACGATGTTTGACAGAGAAACTCCAGTTGTGAGCACGTCGGTGGCTCCTCTTTCTAGGCGTATGACGCATCTACAGAACTTCACCTCCAGTAGTCGGAAACAATGAGTGGTATTTTTGAATGTGCGCTGTTACACCCAAATAAATAACCTCGAGACTTGAAAGCATGTGCGACGCCGttgtacggattttcaggagaaggaatagCCAACACGGGATCTATCGAGCTCTCGGTGACCttaggagactatccagtctcagtaaccaagataatggatttcatagtggtggacaccccatcgacctacaatgtactgctcgggagaccaacCCTGATTAGGCTtagggcagtttcatctgtgaggaacttggccatcaagttcccaacaccTAATGGCATTGGGATGCATAAGGGAGATCAGCTAGCCATCCAAGAATGATATAGCATCTCTATGAAGGGGAAgggccaaacaagtgcacaagtaCTTGTTGTCATCCGAGAAATAAGCGGGACAGTCTTCGAACTCAGAGAAGAGATCGACCCCAAAGTAGAAGAGGATAGAGCCGATCTCGGACCAATCGAGGAGCTCGAGGATGTAGAGCTCGATGAAAAGGATATCACTAGGGTTGTAAAGATAGGGTACAACCTCCCAAAGGATGCGAGATAGCAATTAATCCGCTTCCTGGGGGAAAATCAAGATGTGTTCACATGGTCTCATTCAGACATGATTGGGATCAACCCAAACATTATATGCCATACGCTCAACATAGACAAAGGAttccctccaaagcaacaaaaaagaaggcttttGAACGATG
The Humulus lupulus chromosome 6, drHumLupu1.1, whole genome shotgun sequence DNA segment above includes these coding regions:
- the LOC133785757 gene encoding uncharacterized protein LOC133785757 — encoded protein: MAGAKDDSLQSINVQLNGQNYSYWHYVMKFFLKGKRMWGYVSGTSTKPTNDKDESFAEQLDLWDANNSKIITWINNSVQQSMGIQLAKYETAKEVWEHLERLYTQSNFAKQYQLEIDIRALQQNNMNVQEFYSAMSNLWDQLALTESAELRAFAPYIARRDAQRLVQFLMALQDEFEGLRGTILHHSPLPSVDSVVNELLAEEIQLKSRVDKGGTEKGILPSPNPSIFAVPHRPTSNNQHKTQAKVGYDECSFCKQKGHWKAQCPKLLNRA